A genomic segment from Betaproteobacteria bacterium encodes:
- a CDS encoding MaoC family dehydratase — MAYKFYFEDFKAGDVIAMGARTLEKHEIIAFARQFDPQPFHIDEEAAKESVFGGIVASGWHTCALVMRMMCDSHLNECASLGSPGLDNIRWLKPVRPGDTIHARRVILETRVSQSKPGTGIIKSRWEVINQLGELVMTMEGFGMFGRRGQEDSSS; from the coding sequence ATGGCTTATAAGTTCTATTTCGAAGACTTCAAGGCGGGCGATGTCATCGCAATGGGGGCACGCACGCTTGAGAAACACGAAATCATCGCATTCGCCCGCCAATTCGACCCCCAACCTTTTCATATAGACGAGGAAGCGGCCAAGGAGTCGGTGTTTGGCGGGATTGTCGCCAGCGGCTGGCATACCTGCGCGCTGGTGATGCGCATGATGTGCGATAGCCATCTGAATGAATGCGCGAGCCTGGGCTCGCCTGGGTTGGACAACATCCGGTGGCTCAAACCCGTGCGGCCGGGGGACACCATCCACGCGCGCCGGGTGATTCTGGAAACCCGTGTTTCTCAAAGCAAGCCCGGCACGGGTATCATCAAGAGCCGCTGGGAAGTAATCAATCAACTAGGTGAGTTAGTGATGACCATGGAGGGTTTTGGAATGTTCGGGCGGCGCGGGCAGGAGGATTCAAGCTCATGA